One genomic segment of Clostridium estertheticum subsp. estertheticum includes these proteins:
- the aroA gene encoding 3-phosphoshikimate 1-carboxyvinyltransferase, translated as MKSVIIKPSYLNGKVKIPPSKSLSHRAVIAAGLSNGECSIDNISMSEDIIATCEIMEKLGVDIKRLPSNIKVCGKGKPIFKLSENLSDELQCNESGSTLRFLIPIAMLTGEKIVFNGKSKLVQRTLKPYYDIFDNQNIKYTTNNGNLPLTVEGSLKPGVFELRGDVSSQFITGLIYSLPLLHGDSIIKITTKMESIGYIDLTLDVLSKFGVKIENNNYREFKIKGNQHYNRIDYRVEGDFSQAAFYLAAGVLGGEVECMDLNMESLQGDKVIVDIIKNMGGNITIKDGILKASKSNLKGTIVDASQCPDLVPIVAVLAALSDGTTEIINAGRVRIKESDRLKAMATELNKIGAEVIEKEDSLIIHGKPNLCGGVVSSWNDHRIAMAMAIASIRCSEELTIDDSGAVKKSYPGFYEDFKSLGGEINERTMG; from the coding sequence ATGAAATCAGTTATAATTAAACCTTCTTATTTAAATGGAAAAGTTAAAATTCCACCGTCAAAATCATTATCTCATAGAGCAGTTATAGCAGCAGGATTAAGTAATGGAGAATGTTCTATTGATAATATTAGTATGTCTGAGGATATAATAGCCACTTGCGAAATAATGGAGAAACTTGGAGTTGATATTAAAAGATTACCAAGTAACATTAAAGTATGTGGGAAAGGTAAGCCGATATTTAAACTCAGTGAAAATCTAAGTGATGAACTACAATGTAATGAGAGTGGATCAACTTTAAGGTTCTTAATTCCTATAGCGATGCTTACTGGAGAAAAAATAGTATTTAATGGTAAGTCTAAACTAGTACAAAGAACACTTAAACCATATTATGATATTTTTGATAACCAGAACATAAAGTACACTACAAATAACGGTAATCTGCCCTTAACGGTAGAAGGAAGCCTTAAGCCTGGTGTTTTCGAACTTAGAGGGGATGTAAGTTCTCAGTTTATTACTGGACTTATTTATTCACTTCCTTTATTACACGGGGATTCAATAATTAAGATTACTACTAAAATGGAATCTATTGGATATATAGATTTAACTTTAGATGTACTTTCTAAATTTGGTGTAAAAATAGAAAATAATAATTATAGAGAATTTAAGATAAAGGGTAATCAACATTACAATAGGATAGATTACAGAGTTGAAGGCGATTTTTCTCAAGCTGCATTTTATCTTGCTGCAGGTGTATTAGGCGGAGAAGTTGAATGTATGGATTTAAATATGGAATCTCTTCAAGGAGATAAAGTAATTGTAGATATAATTAAAAACATGGGTGGAAATATTACTATTAAAGATGGTATTTTAAAGGCATCAAAATCAAATTTAAAAGGAACTATTGTTGATGCATCTCAATGTCCTGACCTTGTACCAATAGTTGCTGTTCTTGCTGCATTAAGTGATGGAACAACGGAGATTATTAATGCCGGTAGAGTTAGAATAAAGGAATCGGATAGATTAAAGGCTATGGCAACAGAGCTAAACAAAATAGGAGCAGAGGTTATAGAAAAAGAGGATTCACTGATAATTCACGGGAAGCCAAATCTTTGCGGCGGAGTTGTAAGCAGTTGGAATGATCATAGAATAGCTATGGCTATGGCTATTGCTTCAATTAGATGCAGTGAGGAGCTTACAATTGACGACAGCGGAGCAGTTAAAAAATCTTACCCAGGGTTTTATGAGGATTTTAAGAGTCTAGGAGGGGAAATTAATGAGCGGACAATGGGGTAA
- the aroC gene encoding chorismate synthase has protein sequence MSGQWGKKVKYSIFGESHGRGIGITIDGLPPGIKLDMDFINGEMQRRAPGRDEFSTKRKEGDKVEILSGYFNGYTTGAPLCGVIFNENQNSKDYDKLKNLARPGHADFTGKVKYSGFNDYRGGGHFSGRITAPLVFAGAVAKQILFDKGIVIGSHILSIGNVFDSYFDGVNLKIQTLADVLRKDFPVLDDLKGKEMKNIILKAKEETDSVGGIIEGSILNLPCGLGEPFFDSLESNLAQLLFSVPAVKGVEFGMGFEITKIRGSKANDVPFVYEEKVLTKTNNNGGINGGISNGMPVIFRVAMKPTPSIAKTQNTIDMATGENSEISVIGRHDPCIVLRALPVIEACAAMSILDFI, from the coding sequence ATGAGCGGACAATGGGGTAAAAAAGTTAAGTATTCTATATTTGGAGAATCTCATGGGAGAGGAATAGGTATAACTATTGATGGATTACCACCAGGCATTAAGCTTGATATGGATTTTATAAATGGTGAAATGCAAAGAAGGGCACCAGGACGTGATGAATTTTCAACTAAAAGAAAAGAAGGCGACAAAGTTGAAATATTAAGTGGATATTTTAATGGTTATACCACAGGGGCACCTCTTTGTGGCGTTATTTTTAACGAAAATCAAAATTCGAAAGATTATGACAAGTTAAAAAACTTAGCAAGGCCAGGTCATGCAGATTTCACAGGAAAAGTTAAGTATTCAGGTTTTAATGATTACAGGGGTGGAGGTCATTTCTCAGGAAGAATTACAGCGCCACTTGTTTTTGCAGGGGCTGTCGCAAAACAAATACTTTTTGATAAGGGCATTGTAATAGGAAGTCATATTTTAAGTATTGGGAATGTATTTGACAGCTATTTTGATGGTGTTAATTTAAAGATACAGACGTTAGCAGATGTTCTAAGAAAAGATTTTCCTGTACTTGATGATTTAAAAGGGAAAGAAATGAAGAATATTATATTAAAAGCTAAGGAAGAAACTGATTCAGTTGGAGGGATAATTGAAGGCTCTATATTAAATCTGCCTTGTGGACTAGGAGAACCATTCTTTGATTCACTAGAAAGTAATTTAGCACAATTGCTATTTTCTGTACCTGCAGTAAAGGGTGTAGAATTTGGAATGGGCTTTGAAATAACAAAAATCCGGGGAAGCAAGGCAAATGATGTTCCTTTTGTATATGAAGAAAAGGTACTTACTAAAACAAACAACAATGGTGGAATAAATGGAGGAATATCTAATGGAATGCCTGTAATTTTTAGAGTTGCAATGAAACCTACACCTTCAATCGCGAAAACTCAAAATACTATTGATATGGCAACTGGTGAAAATTCAGAAATATCAGTTATTGGTAGACATGATCCTTGTATAGTTTTAAGGGCACTACCAGTAATTGAAGCTTGCGCAGCAATGAGTATTTTAGATTTTATATAG
- the pheA gene encoding prephenate dehydratase, producing MDNLDDLRNKIDKIDASLVSLFERRMETVLKVAEYKKVNGIAILNQGREEAVIKKNLDIVKNKDLYSEVEEFFKSVMGISRGFQDKTLNKSQVLPDDKNLTVGFYGVTGSFSEQALKEYFGEKVDTKEISEFEDIFLDLKYGKINYGVIPIENSSTGAISEVYDLLNKYDFYITGEKYLKISQNLMGIKGSTLDNIKEVYSHPQGLEQSMEFLKGYKQWKLIPYKSTAKSAELVKNKNDKTLAAIASTKASEIYDLEILQKNVNSNATNMTRFVVIGKEMESNTKSNKTSLVLSTTHKAGSLYHVLKHFAENDINLMKIESRPIKDKPWEYFFYIDFQGNINENKIINAIDLIKKNSRYFKILGNYRSDIINI from the coding sequence ATGGATAATTTAGATGATTTAAGAAATAAAATTGATAAAATTGACGCTAGTCTTGTATCATTATTTGAAAGGCGTATGGAAACAGTTTTAAAGGTAGCTGAGTATAAGAAGGTAAATGGTATTGCAATTCTAAATCAAGGACGAGAGGAAGCGGTTATAAAGAAAAATTTAGATATTGTTAAAAACAAGGATTTATACTCAGAGGTAGAAGAATTTTTCAAATCGGTTATGGGAATAAGTAGAGGGTTTCAAGATAAAACTTTAAATAAAAGTCAAGTTTTACCTGATGATAAGAATTTGACTGTTGGTTTTTATGGTGTTACAGGTTCATTTAGCGAACAGGCATTAAAAGAGTATTTTGGAGAAAAGGTGGACACAAAAGAAATAAGTGAGTTTGAAGATATATTTTTAGATCTTAAATATGGAAAAATAAATTATGGAGTTATTCCTATAGAGAATTCTTCAACTGGTGCAATATCTGAGGTTTATGACCTCCTTAATAAATATGATTTTTATATAACAGGAGAAAAATATCTGAAAATAAGTCAGAATTTAATGGGAATTAAAGGTTCAACATTAGATAATATCAAGGAGGTTTATTCCCATCCCCAAGGACTTGAGCAAAGCATGGAATTTTTAAAAGGGTATAAACAATGGAAGCTTATTCCTTATAAGAGTACTGCTAAAAGTGCAGAATTAGTTAAAAATAAAAACGATAAAACGCTAGCTGCAATAGCTAGCACCAAGGCATCAGAGATATATGATCTTGAAATATTGCAAAAAAATGTAAACTCTAATGCAACAAATATGACTAGATTTGTTGTCATTGGCAAAGAGATGGAGTCAAATACGAAAAGCAATAAAACAAGTTTAGTTTTATCAACTACTCACAAGGCAGGTTCGCTGTATCATGTCTTAAAGCATTTTGCAGAAAATGATATAAATCTTATGAAAATTGAATCTAGACCAATCAAAGATAAACCATGGGAATATTTTTTTTACATTGATTTCCAGGGAAATATTAACGAAAATAAAATTATAAATGCAATTGATTTAATAAAAAAGAATAGTCGTTATTTTAAAATATTGGGTAATTATAGAAGTGATATAATCAATATTTAA
- the aroE gene encoding shikimate dehydrogenase, with product MSELYGLLGEKLSHSVSPQIHSKIFNKLGMKGYYHLFEVESRDLKAVMEGFKVIKPRGINVTIPYKIKVMEFLDDVSTEAKAIGAVNTIKFENGKTIGYNTDYFGIGMLFNKNDIQVGNKKATIFGNGGVAVAMVNYLLNNGISEITVVTRNVSKLKENSSFKSCRVISYDEIQEIKEPSIAINCTPLGMYPNLNNSPIEKKYIGKFTSAVDMIYNPKETLFLKYAKEAGLKAVNGLYMLVGQATCAQEIWNNIKIPKKTIDEIYEELGRGVEN from the coding sequence ATGTCAGAGTTATATGGTCTACTTGGAGAAAAACTATCACATAGTGTTTCACCGCAAATACATTCAAAAATCTTTAATAAATTAGGAATGAAGGGTTATTATCATTTGTTTGAAGTAGAAAGTAGGGATCTTAAAGCGGTTATGGAAGGGTTTAAGGTTATTAAACCAAGAGGTATTAATGTAACCATTCCTTATAAAATTAAAGTTATGGAATTCCTTGATGATGTTAGTACAGAGGCAAAAGCAATAGGAGCTGTAAACACCATAAAGTTTGAAAATGGTAAGACTATTGGTTATAATACAGATTACTTTGGAATTGGTATGTTATTTAATAAAAATGATATACAAGTGGGAAATAAAAAAGCAACGATATTTGGTAATGGCGGGGTAGCGGTTGCTATGGTGAATTACCTTTTAAATAATGGAATCAGTGAAATTACTGTAGTAACAAGAAATGTATCAAAGCTTAAGGAGAATAGTAGCTTTAAGTCTTGTAGAGTGATTTCTTATGATGAAATTCAGGAAATTAAAGAGCCTAGTATAGCGATAAACTGTACACCACTTGGAATGTATCCTAACCTAAACAATTCACCTATTGAAAAAAAATATATTGGTAAATTTACAAGTGCCGTGGATATGATCTACAATCCTAAAGAAACTCTATTTCTAAAGTATGCGAAAGAGGCGGGTCTAAAAGCAGTTAATGGTCTTTATATGCTTGTTGGTCAGGCAACTTGTGCTCAGGAAATATGGAATAATATTAAAATTCCAAAGAAAACAATTGATGAAATTTATGAAGAATTAGGTAGAGGAGTAGAGAATTAG
- a CDS encoding shikimate kinase, whose translation MKNIVLIGMPGCGKSEIGEILADKIEMNFIDVDVFIESSTSRSITEIFKNGEDAFRDIESIAVRDLSKKNHVVISTGGGVIKRYENILHLKKNGIIIYINRPIQNIVSDINIEGRPLLAKDPGRISKLFDERGPLYKKYCDYEVMNITEINDVVNSIIQIYNKSV comes from the coding sequence ATGAAAAATATAGTTCTGATTGGAATGCCCGGTTGTGGTAAAAGTGAAATTGGAGAAATACTTGCAGATAAAATAGAGATGAACTTCATAGATGTAGATGTCTTTATTGAGTCTAGTACAAGCCGTTCAATTACTGAAATATTTAAAAATGGTGAGGATGCATTTAGAGATATAGAATCTATTGCAGTTAGGGACTTATCGAAAAAAAATCATGTAGTTATTTCAACTGGTGGTGGAGTAATTAAAAGATATGAAAATATACTTCATCTTAAGAAAAATGGCATTATTATTTACATCAATCGTCCAATTCAAAATATAGTATCTGATATAAATATTGAGGGGCGACCATTACTTGCAAAAGATCCAGGTAGAATATCTAAATTGTTTGATGAGAGAGGACCACTTTATAAAAAATATTGCGATTATGAGGTAATGAATATTACTGAAATAAATGATGTAGTAAATAGCATTATACAAATCTATAACAAAAGTGTGTAG
- the trpA gene encoding tryptophan synthase subunit alpha: MNRIVEKFNYLKSKNEKAFIPFITGGDPDLDTTLELVLTLEKSGADIIEIGVPYSDPMADGPVIQASSTRSLAHGTKIKSIMEKVHEIREQTQIPLVYLLYYNSIFKYGDVAFFKKCNEVGIDGLIIPDLPLEERAEVIKIADKYDVCIIPMVAPTSKSRIKAITKLGKGFVYCVSINGVTGTRQKLNTDIKEYMDLVSTYTDMPKGLGFGISNAEMAKAYAPYCEAIIVGSAIIKLVAEGGSQTEILKRVYDFALGIKNAIN; encoded by the coding sequence ATGAATAGAATAGTTGAGAAATTTAATTATCTTAAATCAAAAAACGAAAAAGCATTTATACCTTTTATAACAGGTGGAGATCCAGATTTAGATACCACCTTAGAATTAGTTCTAACTCTTGAAAAATCTGGTGCTGATATAATAGAGATCGGTGTTCCATATTCCGATCCTATGGCAGATGGGCCAGTAATACAGGCCTCCTCTACAAGATCCTTAGCCCATGGAACTAAAATAAAATCTATTATGGAAAAAGTTCATGAGATAAGAGAGCAAACGCAAATTCCATTAGTATATCTACTTTATTATAATTCAATATTTAAATATGGTGATGTTGCATTTTTTAAAAAATGCAATGAAGTTGGTATTGATGGATTGATAATTCCAGATCTTCCACTGGAGGAACGAGCTGAAGTAATAAAAATCGCAGATAAATATGATGTATGCATAATACCAATGGTTGCTCCCACATCGAAATCCAGAATAAAAGCTATAACTAAGCTGGGAAAAGGCTTTGTATATTGTGTCTCCATAAACGGGGTTACAGGAACAAGGCAAAAACTTAATACAGACATTAAAGAGTATATGGATTTAGTTTCTACGTACACGGATATGCCTAAAGGACTTGGTTTTGGAATATCAAATGCTGAAATGGCAAAAGCATACGCCCCTTATTGTGAAGCCATTATTGTTGGAAGTGCAATAATTAAATTGGTTGCTGAGGGTGGCTCGCAAACGGAAATATTAAAAAGAGTATACGATTTTGCACTAGGTATAAAAAATGCAATAAATTAA
- the trpB gene encoding tryptophan synthase subunit beta gives MKGRFGEYGGQYAPETVMNAIIILEEEYEKAKVDPEFIAKYKYYLKNYAGRETPLYYAEHLTKKLGGAKIYLKREDLNHTGAHKINNALGQILLSIRMGKKRIIAETGAGQHGVATATVAAMFGLECEVFMGEEDIQRQSLNVFKMKMLGAKVTSVTTGTGTLKDAVNEAMKNWVGDVEDTFYVIGSTMGLHPYPTMVRDFQRVIGDEARRQILDSEDRLPDYIIACVGGGSNAMGIFYPFIEDKDVKLIGVEAAGKGLNTDQHAATITKGTVGIIHGMKTYILQDEDGQIMPVYSISAGLDYPGIGPEHAHLHDIHRAQYFSATDDEAVNAFMELTKIEGIIPAIESSHAVAYAMKLAPTLSKDKIIIINLSGRGDKDINTIAQIMGVKL, from the coding sequence ATGAAAGGTAGATTTGGAGAATACGGTGGTCAATATGCCCCCGAAACAGTAATGAATGCAATTATAATACTAGAGGAAGAATATGAAAAAGCTAAAGTGGATCCTGAGTTCATAGCTAAATACAAATATTATCTTAAGAACTATGCTGGTCGTGAAACTCCATTATATTATGCAGAGCATCTCACAAAAAAGTTGGGTGGAGCAAAAATATATTTAAAGAGAGAAGATTTAAACCATACAGGAGCTCATAAAATTAATAATGCACTAGGACAGATACTACTTTCAATAAGAATGGGAAAGAAACGAATAATAGCCGAAACCGGCGCAGGCCAACATGGAGTTGCAACAGCTACTGTAGCTGCAATGTTCGGACTTGAGTGTGAAGTATTCATGGGCGAGGAAGATATACAAAGACAATCTCTAAATGTATTTAAAATGAAGATGTTAGGTGCTAAGGTTACCTCAGTTACTACTGGCACCGGTACCTTAAAAGATGCTGTTAATGAAGCTATGAAAAATTGGGTCGGTGATGTGGAAGATACATTTTATGTTATAGGATCTACCATGGGATTACATCCATATCCAACAATGGTTCGTGACTTCCAAAGGGTTATTGGAGATGAAGCTAGAAGACAGATATTAGATTCCGAGGATAGATTACCTGATTATATAATAGCATGCGTTGGTGGAGGGAGTAATGCTATGGGCATATTCTACCCTTTCATCGAGGATAAAGATGTAAAACTTATTGGGGTTGAAGCAGCAGGAAAAGGGCTAAATACAGATCAACATGCAGCAACTATCACTAAGGGTACTGTAGGTATAATTCACGGAATGAAAACATATATACTTCAAGATGAAGACGGTCAAATAATGCCTGTTTATTCAATATCCGCAGGTCTTGATTATCCTGGAATAGGACCTGAACATGCTCATCTTCATGACATACATCGTGCTCAATATTTTAGTGCTACAGATGACGAAGCCGTAAATGCTTTTATGGAACTCACAAAAATCGAAGGAATAATTCCGGCTATAGAAAGTTCTCATGCAGTTGCCTATGCAATGAAACTGGCACCAACACTTTCAAAAGATAAAATAATTATTATTAATCTTTCAGGACGTGGTGACAAAGATATAAATACAATTGCGCAAATTATGGGGGTAAAGTTATGA
- a CDS encoding phosphoribosylanthranilate isomerase, translating into MTKIKICGIRRPCDIEYVNDLLPEYVGFIFAKSKRQLDCEHACKLIKNLSVCIQKVGVFVDENSSVVIDIAEKLHLDVLQFHGHENQEYINKFKRYEIWKALKINNIESISEINHYACAKFLLDNSTSGSGESFNWNLAYKKVDGNTIMLAGGLTSENVKQGITTLSPYGVDVSSGVETDGFKDYEKIKEFIKKVRNL; encoded by the coding sequence ATGACTAAAATTAAAATTTGCGGAATCAGAAGACCTTGTGACATAGAGTACGTTAATGATCTCCTCCCAGAATACGTTGGATTTATTTTTGCTAAAAGCAAACGGCAATTAGACTGCGAGCATGCATGTAAATTAATAAAAAATTTAAGTGTATGCATTCAAAAAGTTGGTGTTTTTGTTGATGAAAATTCATCAGTTGTAATAGATATCGCAGAAAAATTGCATCTTGATGTTCTTCAGTTTCATGGCCATGAAAACCAAGAATATATAAATAAGTTTAAAAGATATGAAATTTGGAAAGCGCTCAAAATTAATAATATTGAAAGTATTTCCGAAATAAACCATTATGCCTGTGCGAAATTTCTTTTAGATAATAGCACTTCCGGTTCCGGAGAAAGCTTTAATTGGAACCTTGCTTATAAAAAAGTTGATGGGAACACAATAATGCTAGCTGGTGGATTAACTAGTGAAAATGTTAAGCAAGGGATTACAACATTAAGCCCTTATGGAGTTGATGTATCAAGTGGTGTAGAAACAGATGGATTTAAAGATTATGAAAAAATAAAAGAATTTATTAAGAAAGTGAGGAATTTATAA
- the trpC gene encoding indole-3-glycerol phosphate synthase TrpC codes for MNILDKIVKNKILQIEDEKIQKPLKSLINIEHRVIRDFGGALNMTGLSIIAEVKKASPSKGLIDPNFDPIKTALNYEKYGVDAISVLTEKNYFLGNDKNVLLVKENTSMPILRKDFIIDKYQIYQSVALGADAILLIAAVLKDKLKSYFELATSLGLHCLVEVHNSFEIELALECGSKIIGINNRDLSNFNVDIHTTEKLMKYIPNDKIVVSESGISSINDILYLKSIGASAVLIGESFMRNPDSVETFLNACHD; via the coding sequence ATGAATATATTAGATAAAATTGTTAAAAATAAAATACTTCAAATTGAAGATGAAAAGATTCAAAAACCATTAAAAAGCTTAATTAATATAGAGCACAGAGTAATACGAGATTTTGGAGGAGCACTTAATATGACGGGACTGTCTATTATTGCTGAGGTAAAAAAAGCTTCTCCCTCTAAGGGTCTTATCGATCCAAATTTTGATCCTATTAAAACAGCTTTAAACTATGAAAAATATGGCGTTGATGCTATCTCAGTTCTTACTGAGAAAAATTATTTCTTAGGGAATGATAAAAATGTTCTTTTGGTTAAAGAAAATACATCTATGCCCATATTAAGAAAAGATTTTATTATAGATAAATATCAAATATATCAATCTGTTGCTCTTGGTGCTGATGCTATTCTACTAATCGCTGCTGTTCTTAAGGATAAACTTAAATCTTATTTCGAACTTGCAACCTCTTTAGGTCTTCATTGTTTGGTAGAGGTTCATAATAGCTTTGAAATAGAACTTGCCCTTGAATGTGGCTCAAAAATAATAGGTATAAACAATAGAGATTTAAGTAATTTCAATGTTGATATTCACACTACTGAAAAGCTAATGAAGTATATACCAAATGATAAAATTGTAGTGTCTGAGAGCGGAATAAGTTCAATAAATGATATTTTGTATTTAAAATCAATCGGAGCAAGCGCAGTACTTATCGGGGAATCCTTTATGAGAAACCCCGATAGTGTTGAAACCTTCCTTAATGCCTGCCATGACTAA
- the trpD gene encoding anthranilate phosphoribosyltransferase, whose product MLKMVLSKIIQNQNLTQKEAYDFMNGIMKGEATQAQIGGFLVGLRIKGETIDEITGCAKAMMDNAKHVNLISNYAIDTCGTGGDGGKTFNISTACAIIASSGGVKVAKHGNRAVSSQSGSADVLAQLGININIDPSLAANLIEEKGMAFLFAQNYHSAMKNAALPRREIGTRTIFNILGPLTNPALVRGQTLGIFSKDLTNPVAKVLRNLGSERALVVHGEDGLDEITTTGFTYVSELKNGIVTDYKIYPEDFGIKRTILENIVGGSAKDNAAIILNILKGKKGPQRDIVVINAAAALYIGKKCETIKTGVLLAGELIDSGKSLKKLEELRLS is encoded by the coding sequence ATGTTAAAGATGGTGCTAAGTAAAATTATACAAAATCAAAATTTAACGCAGAAAGAAGCTTATGATTTTATGAATGGGATAATGAAGGGAGAAGCAACTCAGGCCCAAATAGGAGGATTCCTTGTTGGGTTAAGGATAAAAGGTGAGACAATTGATGAAATTACAGGTTGTGCAAAAGCTATGATGGATAACGCAAAACATGTAAATTTAATTAGTAATTATGCTATTGACACCTGTGGCACTGGTGGTGACGGAGGTAAAACTTTTAATATATCTACCGCCTGCGCTATAATTGCCTCCTCTGGCGGGGTAAAAGTAGCTAAACATGGTAATCGAGCAGTCTCTAGTCAAAGCGGAAGTGCGGATGTACTAGCGCAGCTTGGGATAAATATAAATATAGACCCAAGTCTTGCTGCAAACTTAATCGAGGAAAAAGGTATGGCTTTTCTATTTGCTCAAAACTACCACTCAGCTATGAAAAATGCAGCATTACCAAGGCGTGAAATAGGAACTAGAACTATTTTCAATATTTTAGGACCATTAACAAATCCAGCTCTTGTCCGTGGACAGACCCTTGGTATTTTTAGTAAAGACCTAACGAACCCAGTTGCCAAGGTTTTAAGAAATCTTGGATCAGAGAGAGCTCTTGTAGTTCATGGCGAGGATGGACTTGATGAAATAACTACTACAGGTTTTACTTATGTCAGCGAATTAAAAAATGGAATTGTAACTGATTATAAAATATACCCAGAAGATTTTGGCATTAAAAGAACAATACTTGAAAATATAGTTGGAGGCAGCGCTAAGGATAATGCAGCTATTATTCTAAATATTTTAAAAGGAAAAAAAGGACCTCAAAGAGATATTGTAGTAATAAATGCAGCTGCAGCCTTATATATCGGGAAAAAATGTGAAACTATAAAAACTGGAGTATTACTCGCAGGGGAATTAATTGACTCAGGCAAATCACTAAAGAAACTTGAGGAGCTTAGATTATCATGA
- a CDS encoding anthranilate synthase component II, protein MLLIIDNYDSFTYNLYQYVGELYKDVKVLRNDEFTIECLKKLPLEGIIISPGPGRPENAGLSVEVIRAFEGAIPIMGICLGHQAIGYAYGSKVIKAPEIMHGKTSIISHNKKGLFNGLKDNLKIMRYHSLIVEKSTLSKDLKITAQTKDGLIMAIKHNNFQTYGLQFHPESIFSEGGKEIIKNFVEVICNVKDGAK, encoded by the coding sequence ATGCTTCTAATAATTGATAATTACGATTCCTTTACTTATAATTTATATCAATATGTAGGAGAATTGTATAAAGACGTAAAAGTTTTAAGAAATGACGAATTTACTATAGAATGCCTAAAAAAACTACCGCTAGAAGGCATTATTATTTCTCCTGGGCCCGGAAGGCCCGAAAATGCAGGCTTAAGTGTTGAAGTAATAAGAGCTTTTGAAGGCGCTATACCTATTATGGGCATTTGTTTAGGACATCAAGCTATAGGTTATGCCTATGGCTCAAAAGTTATAAAGGCACCGGAAATAATGCATGGGAAAACCTCTATTATTAGCCATAATAAAAAAGGATTGTTTAATGGTTTAAAAGACAATCTAAAAATAATGAGATATCATTCTTTAATTGTTGAGAAATCTACCTTGTCAAAAGATTTAAAAATTACTGCCCAAACAAAAGATGGATTAATAATGGCTATAAAGCATAATAATTTCCAAACATATGGGCTACAGTTTCATCCCGAATCTATATTTAGTGAAGGAGGAAAAGAAATAATAAAAAATTTCGTGGAGGTGATTTGTAATGTTAAAGATGGTGCTAAGTAA